The Canis lupus dingo isolate Sandy chromosome 29, ASM325472v2, whole genome shotgun sequence nucleotide sequence aagaaaaaaggagaaaaaaaatgtatgtggagAAATAGTCACTAAaatcttcccaaatttgatgaaaaataatcTGTAAATCTTAGAAGCTCCTTATCTCCCAAGAAGGATCAACAATATAATTCACACCTAGACACACCATACTCAAGCCtctgagacacaaagagaaaaacttttttaaaaaggttttattcatttatttagaaagagagaatgtgcacaagtgggggaaggagcaaagggagagagagatcccaagcagactctgtgctgagcacaaagcccaatgtggggctcagccTTACtagcctgagatcatgatctgagccaaaatcagagtcagaggtttaactcactgagccacccaggatccccaaagaaaaactcttaaaagcagcaagagaaaaatgatatacTATACAGAGTGAAGCAATATGATTAATGACTGACATCACTAGAACCAATGGAAGCAAGAAGGCAGTAAAATGACATAGTCAAGtgctgattaaaaacaaaacaaaacaaaaacagaaataaaaactcacCAACCAAGAATTCCATACCCAGAAaaactatttctcaaaaaatgaaggcaaaataagcAAGTTCCCAGGTAAACCGAAACTGAGAGAATCCATTACTAGCAGACCTAACCTACAAGGAGTACTAAAAGAGTCCTTCAGGCCTAATAAAATGTTTAGTTTCGACAGAAACTAAAATCCATaaggagaaatgaagaacacTAGAAATGGCAGACATGtaggtaaattaaataaattttatttttttaaagattgtatttatttatttgagatgcagagagagcatgggctgggaggagtgacagagggagaggaagaagcagactcctcactgagcaggttGCCCAACCTGAAGCTggatcctaagaccccaggatcatgacctgagccaaagacaaatgcttaactgtctgagccattcaggtgcccctaaaataaactttaataataattgtaaaaattcattgttgagtatatatgaatgaaatatatatgtgtgtaaatgtaaatgaaatatgtgtgtatttgtaaatagcagaaaggaagagataaGTGGAGTTATATGTTGTTAACAAAgttaacatatctttttttttttttttcaaagttaacaTATCTTAATGGAGTTAAGTCAGCATTAACTCAGGTAAACCATAGTTAAACATGCATATTCATTCCTTAGGGTAACTAGtgagaaaaaaaacctcaaaaaatattcaaaaagttaATAAAGGAATTAATATGATACACTAAAAAGTATTTAACACAAAAAAGGCAGTTatagaaggaagagagggaagaaaattatataagaCATAGAAACATACAAAAATGGTAGATAGAAAGCCAGTCTCATcaagaaatacattaaatattaatgaactAGATGCTTTATTAATAGTCAAGAAATTATTAAACTGGATAAAAGAGCAAGATTCAACTATAATCTGTCTACAAAAGACACTTTTGAGGTACACACTTATAAAAAGtacattagttttctattgttttgtaacaaattactacaaaattGGCATCTTACAGTgatatccatttattttctgaGCTCTGTGAGTCAAGAGTCTGGAAACAGCGGAGTTCCCTGCTCAGAATTTCACAAAGCTGCAGTCAACATGACAGTGGGGCTCATTTTCATCTGGAGGTTTGACTGGGGAAAGATGGCATCCAAACTCATTaaagttgttggcagaattcatttccttgctaTAGTATGACTGATGGCTCATCTCTTGCTGGCAGTCAGCTGAAAGTTGCCCTTAAGTCCTAGAGGCAGTGTGAAATCCCCCACCATGTGGTCCTCACCCACAATCTCTCACAACTTGGTGACTTAATTCTTTAAAGCCAGCAACAGAATGTTTTTCCTACTCCCTCTTTTAAGGACTTTCACCTGATTATTTCATGGTTACCCTTTTAAAACCATGAATCAACTGATTAGAGACCTTAATTATGTCTCCAAAATCCCTTTGCCCTTGCTTCTTGTTGTAACATAACCAAGCCACAAGAATAACATCCCATCAGATTCAAAACACCCCCTCACTCAAGGGCAGGACATGTATATCATGAAACAGAAATCTTTCAAGCATTTTCTAAAAAGTTCTTCTTACTACCTCAAAGAAGGAAATTGAGTTAGTATTTCAAAGTCTTCCCACAAATAAAAGAACAGGTCCTAATAGATTCTCTGGGGatgtttgagaaagaaataatgccaattctacacaaaaactcaaaaaactaTAACATTTGGAACTGAATTCTACCAATTcagtattttctaatattaaaaccaGACCCAAAtatcacaagaaaactatagaatatgtgacatgaatatagacacaaactccttcacaaaatattagcaaaattagAGACAATGATTAAGTGAGGATTGCTTTAGGAAAGGAAGACTGGCCACATGGACATTTCAATGTATGCAGAAAAAGTCTTTGTTAATATCCAATACTCAATCCAAATAAAGCTTCTGTGCATACCTTAATAATATGGTACCCTCTTTGATTTTCTGGTTTTGACAATGTACTatgattctataaaatattacaattgaAGGAAATTTGATGTAGGATGAACAAGAATTCTGTGTATTGTTTTTGGAACTTACTATGAGTCTTAACCTTCCCCAAAATAAGaagttagttttttaaaaatccagcaaccattcacaataaaaactattaaggaactaggaatagaaggaatttTCTCAATCTAATAAGTGCATAGctgacatcatacttaatagtgaaaattTGAATACTTTTCACCTATgataaggaacaagacaaagatgtctactCTAGGATgtccacttctattcaacattgtactagccAGTACAGTCAGGCAAGCAAAATAAAGGTATACAGattggaaacaaaaattaaaattattcattcacagatgacatgatccttaCATAGAAAGTCCTTTAAAAGTCTACCAAGAAAATCTATTTAAACTggtaagtgaatttagcaagatCACAGGATACAAGCTacatatacaaaagtcaattgaaTGGGAAATCTCCGTACCTTTCACTCAGATCTTCCTGTaaaactaaaactgctctaaaatataaagttgatttttttaaaaatcaattgtatttctagaTACTAGTAGCAACAATATCAAAATgatactaagaaaataattcaatttataattagattgaaaaataaaatatttatgattaaatttaacaaaataagagCAATATATGTagactaaaaactacaaaacattgttcaGAGAAAGTTAATGAAGatctaaatgaaaaaagacatgCCACATTATTGCATTAGAAGACATTATTGATATTATAGCAGTTCTCCCCTAGATTTTGTATGTATAGTTTCAACTCAATTCCTATTAAAATTCCAGCAGGCATTTTTCAGAGATATTGATAAACTgaccctaaaatttatatggaaatgcaagactatttttaataaagaaatacaaatttgtttAATGTGCATTAACCTATTTTAAAACTAATCATAAAGGTTTACTAATAATCTAGAGAGAGTAATAATATTGGAGTAACAGACataaagatcaatgaaacaaaatatagagtccagaaataaactctcatCATTATAGTCAACAGGATTTTGACAAAAAGGCCAAGACAattcaaagggaaaaggagaataatTTCAGCAAACAATGCTGAAACAATTGGATATTCATgagggaaaagaataaatatagatCTTTGGCTCACATTAGacacaaaaactaattcaaaatagAACATAGACCTAAATAgaagagttaaaactataaaacttctagaagaaaatataggagaaaatctttctgACCTTGATTTAGGCAAAAATTTATCCAATGTGTGTGATATCAAAAATctgatctataaaagaaaaaaattgcaaagtgaatttcatttaaaaatttaaaaagttttgctCCTCAGAAACAactttaggaaaatgaaaaaagaagcaTAGGCtgaaataaagtatttgaaaagtaTGTATCTGTTAAAGAACTTGTttctggaatatataaataacttacaaCTTACTAGGatgatccatttttttaatgaacaaatgatttGAATACACATTTCATCAAAAAAAGTATGAATTGCTAATTgccacatgaaaagatcctcaacatccttaatacagaaatgcaaattaaaaccacatacCAGTAGAATGGCTGCATTAAAAAAGATCAGCAATTGCAGGTATTGACATGAATGTGAAGAAACTTAGAAACCTTATATGTTCCTAGTGGTGATGTAAAATGGttcagtcactttggaaaacagtttggtggtttcgtGAAAAGTTGAATATATACttaacatatgacccagcaattccattcccagGTATTTTCTCAAGAGAAGTggaaatatatgtccacacaaattATCAACCAACGAAGCATAAACAAAATATAGCATATTGAGACTTGAATACTATTTATCAATACAAACGGAAAAACTACTGAGAGATATGAACTTCAAAAATACTGTAAATAGGCTCAGCCGTTTACCGCtgcagccttcagctcagggcctgatcctggagacctggatcgagtcccatgtcaggctccctacacggagcctgcttctccctctgcctgtgtctctgcctctctctttctgtgtctctcatgaataaataaataaaatcttttaaaaaaatactgtaaataaaaGAAGTCATACACAATTATATGTGTATTTAGTTCCATTTATACGAAAATTCTAGAGAAgacaaaatcatagaaacagagagcTAATCAGTGGTTGCCTAAGGCTGGCAGTGGGAGTGAGGATTGCTGCCAACAGGCACAAGAGAATATTTTGGGGTGAACAAGTGTTCTTAAATTAGATTATGGTGACAATTGCACAACTGTATAAATTCACTCAAAGTCATTGAACTGTGTGCTTAAAATGAATGGATATTAATGATATTAAATCATACATTAATAAGGCTGTTTTAAAAACCAATAgatatttgtcaaaaaaataaaaatcaaagatgaatTTCTTGGCCCACTAATCTTACTACTCATATAATCAGTTACCACTTTGGTTTATATTCCTCCAAATAATCATGATATACCAGAATGTGTTTAATCGATCAActattgttagattttttttagcttatttcTAATCTTCCACCAATAAATAATGCTATAGTAAACAtccttatacatatatttttgtttgagtGCCTGATTATTACCTCAGAATAAATTCCCAGTTAGACTTACTCAAAGtatgtgttatttttctattgctgtggAACAAATTACCATGAACTTCTCAGCTTTAAACaatgcacatttattatctcacagattCTAAGGGTCAGACATCTGGCAGGGCtttgctgcattttctttttggcACCTCAGCTGGCTGCATTCAAGGTGTCAACCAAGACCACAAACTTGTCTGGGGCTCATGGTTCTTTCTAAGCTCAATGGTGTTGACAGAtttcagttccttgtggttgaAGGTCTGTTCCTCAGCTCTGAAATAACCTACCATTCTCTGCCATGTGGCCAACTTCACAACATGATAGTTTGCTCCTTCAGCCCAACAGAAGGGCATCTGCTGATGCTTCTTGTCATTCACCTTTGGACTCTTTAAAAAGACTCATCTGAATAGGTCAGGCCCATTGAGGATAATCTCTCATTTGGTTAACTCAAAGTCAAGTGATTAGCAACCTTCATTATATCTGTAAAGTCTCTTCACTTTGGTCATATATTGTAATCTAAACACAGGAGTTCTGTCCCATTGAGTTCAcagatatataaaatggaaaggaataaaattgGAGGCTCTTAGAAGCCTGCCCTTCACAAAAAGTTTGCATATTTGTTAAGATTATGGTTCAAATTGCCACATTTTCTGAAGAACATTTATACCCCCACCAAATGAAAGCTAGCTTCCCTAGGGCtagatattataatttttatctttgccaAAGACAGGCAAATATTGCTGGATTAGGATCACTGGATAGGGGTTTGGCAATGAGAGGATAAGTTTTTCATCAATGTGAAGATTATAATTGTCtgaggtgcctgggaggctctgttggttaagtgtccaactcttgatttcggctcaggtcatgatctcagggtcatgagatcgagtgccctgtcaggctctgcactgggcatgaggcctgcttaatattctctctctctctccctttgcctctgtccctccccactccacctgcactatctctctctctcaaaaaaatattataatggtCTTTGGCAATTTTTACTTCTCCTTTGCAAAAcatctgtccatttatttgttttcctctaaggtaactttctttcttttttgttccaagtttttatttaaattccagttagttaacacacagtgtaatattagtttcaggaatagaatttagtgattcattacttaatataacacccactgctcattaaaagtgccctcattttttttattttttaaagattttcatttatttgtttgaaaagagagagtgagcgagagcaagagagagcatgagtggagggaggggcagaaaagagacccaatgctgggctcaatcccaggactccaggatcatgacctggactgaaggcagatgcttaaccaacctagccacccaagtgcccataaGTGCTCTCCTTAAAACCCATCACTCATTTAATccattcccctccccacctccctccatcaactgtcagtttgttctctatagttgagtcttccatgatttgcctctttttccccctctacatctgttttgtttcttaaattccacatatgagtaaaatcatatggtatttgtctttttcagactgacttatttcacttagcataatactctctagctctatccatatcattacaaatggcaggatttcattttctgatggctgagtaatattcatatatatatatatatatatatatatatatataaactttctgatactttttgctttgaaatctcattttaaatattaagaatattaattattaatggtACATATAGCAagcattttcttttgatatattttccttttaacttgGTTATAGTGCCTTGcaccatgagaaaaacattatCAAAATCAGACCTACTAACctttatagtttcttttctttgttttttataccctgaaatgttttcctgagcattttatttctaagaaaggaGTCAGATGGGATCTCCAGTTTCCATCTCAGATGACAGAGACTCTATAACTAGGGGAATATATACCAGGACGAAGTTTCTAATAATTCAACTTCCAGTGGTCTTCTAATTGTTATGTAAACCAATTCTTAACCTAAAGTGTCCAGTGTTCAGCCAGAAAAATGATTGTATCATTTCTTGGCCAGGGAAATCTACACATTGGTCTGTTATTGGTTCAGGACATCAGAGGTCagctccatttttgtttttttcatttcttatctttGGGCTATCAAATTACAGCTTGGagtatttaaaaacaagcaaGGATATGTACTCAGCTTTCTtctaaatcatttaattttagtatttaacAGAATTAGTCTCTAAGCACTAATTCTGTTATCCTTAATATCTCCATTTCAATCTGGGGCCTAAAACTagtcttggtttttaaaaatataaaacattttggaTAACCAAGAGAACATGTCTTTCAGGCAAGATCACTTCTCCATGCTGCATGAAAACAGTCATGATGAAATACTTGGTTGGCTGAAACACAATCTGTATGATTTATCTGTTAAAAACTAGCCTCAAGTCCCTCCTTTATTTATAGATGAGTAAACCATAATGGAAGGATATAAGTTCCTTAAGCCTTCCTTGAAATTTCAGGGATTAATCTCTTTATCTTAAATACGAATATTAAACTAGCAGATCTCTGAGGTTCTGCTCAAATAGAACATTTGCATTCTACTTGACATTTGATTCAAGGTTTTCTACTTACATTCTTTCTTTGGCCCTTTCAAACTCCCAGTCCTAAGTATGCCTTGAGGTtcttcctcttttaatttttggattCCTATTATACATTCATATAAAATACCCTATTATCATTTCAAAGTCAATATATCCAAACCAAACCCTTGCCATCCCTCTCAAACTTTTCAGTTTCCATATTCTTGGGATTTGTTCCACGCTCCTTGAAGGCATGAAATAAGGGTCACGTTttatcatctttctctctctccatatttAATCAATACCCAAGGCCAGAATATTTGTCCACTGCAGTATTTGTCTCCTTAACcttctttcaatttttatcaACATATTAGTTCAGGCTCCTAGAATGTCATTTCAGAACTCAATGTTGaaaattctttatcttctttatcacTTTTGATATGATTATTACAAAACACTATAGCCATGTTGACATTCCCATCATTCCCTTTTTGTCTGATGAATTAAGAACAAACTACAGAGCCTGGAAATGAAGCCCTCTCTGCAATCTACACAGCCTTGCTTTCCAAACTTTTCTTCATCTCCCCATCTCCAAccaccctctgcctccaccctggCCAGCTTATGTCCAGTGTCTTAGTCATCCAGAATACTTGCTGTTTCCTGAACACAtcttatattttgcttatttccttacctttttagtttgattttgaattcttattttcagtgtttaaaGGTTTCtgcagggtgactgggtgacagacactgagggaggcacttgatgggatgagcactgggtgttatgctatatgttggcaaattgaactccaataaaaataaaataaaataaaataaaaaataaataaaagtttctgcaGATGTTTGGGATATCCATTTTagctaaaacaagaaaaaataataattactaacttcaaatctttatttccattcaaaaactcaattatttcttttccttggggCCAAAAAAATATGTTACAAATCAGTGAACTACAatacaagtttaaaataaaagcagacatTAGCGGTTGAGTGTGTTAGAGGTAGGTGAACTCTTGAGAGTACTCTTCAACCATaacccacccaccccactcccagcTGGTAAAGGTCAGAGGAGGCAACAGATTATTGAAACCACATAGCTACTCAGGAACAAATCTTGgaccaaaatttaaaagttttctaaagCTCAAGGAACtatcaaaaactttttttccatAGGACCTAGCCCCTCATTTTCTCAACAAAGAGGTATTTAGTGCCTGCAGTGTGTCATATGCTGGTCCTAGGAACACATAAGTGATAAATGGCCCTGCTTTCTGGGAACACAGTCTAGGAAGAGGAGATGCATGTGGACAAGTAAATGCAATAAAAGGTGATAGATGCTGTGATAGAAATTGTACATTGTTACCACTAAAAGAAGGAGGTAGTCAGCTCTACTTGCTATGACAGGGAAAAGCACAAGGAATTCATAGATAAGGTAACCCCTTgggttcaaaataaaaagatctgaTTGCCAAGTAGACCAGCAAGTTACCAAACAACTGAAGGCACAAAAGGAGGAATTAGGTAAAAGCATTTGAGGAAAACACACACAATTTAGAGAGTCTAGAAGCTAAGGTACAAGACACAgcatatcaaaattaaaattggaaagCTAGGCAAGCTCCAAACTGTGAAGGGACTAGTGTGCCTTGCAACAGAGTTTGGAATGAGAATTACTATTGTTACTACCATTATTATTGTAGGTTACCAACTTCTTATTATAATTAATGGGTTCTAGTCATTGATCACTTGCTATGATCACTGTAATAGTTTACATTGACAGACAAAGAAACTGATAATCAAAGATGAATTCACATGCCTAAAGCAATATAGCTATTAAGTATTAGAGCCAATATTTGATCAGGTCCACCTGATTTCAGGTTGAACATGAATTACATTGTAATTTATCTTTAGTCTATGGACCATATGAAAcccttagaatattttaaatgaagaagaaatatgaaTGGATTCTTGCCTTGGAATAGAGTTGCACCATTCAATATAGTATCCACTAGCCACattgaaaatcaaataataatttaacGTAAAAGGTCAGTCCATCAGTTGCAGTAGCCACAAAACAAGTGCCCAGTAGCCTCGTGTGACTAAAGGCTActatattggacagcacagaatTAACATTTCTATTATCGCAGAAAGTTCTCTTGGACAGCACTGGCTAAAGGATGCACTGGAGTCTTATGGGATGGGGAAAGGAGCATAGAGAGACAAGTGAGAGAgtattagaggaaaaaataaggcTGTCAGAGTAGAGACTTAAGCCATTGATTTCCAGAGTGTGATTTGCCCTTTCCTACCCACTCAACCAGCAGTATCAAATCACCCATGATCACTGAAGTGTGCAGACCACTGATTTAGAGGAAAGGACAGGTTTGTAAAACATGGTGCAGAAATACAAGCAACTTTGGCCAAATGTGGAGTACGCAGAGGAAGAATGAATCTGGGATAACTCCAGGTGGGTTAGTGAGTATAGAAGGATAAACATATTCAAGAGCAAGACAACAAGTTTGAGTTCCTGAGAAACACTCAAGTATTGTGATCCTATTAGAAGTGTcagtctagggcagccccggtggcgcagcaatttagcgccgcctgcaaccccggggcgtgatcctggagaccatggatcgagtcccgcgtcaggctctctgcatggagcctgcttctccctctgcctgtgtctctgcctctcattctctctctgtgtctctataaataaataaataaaatcttttaaaaaaaaagtgtcagtcTAGATATCaggagaaaattctgaaatagaAATACAGATTTAGAGTTGTCAGAATTCAGGAGGTTGATTAGCCAGGAATCCATTGGATAGATAGCTCCCAATTCTTTTCTCTACACAAATGATATTTCTATGAGTGTCTACAAATACTAAGGGGTGTGCCTAGATTTAGAAGCAATTCTCTATAccctggttcctttttctcttattcagGGAGGCATCTCAAATGCAAATTTGACCAGATGGTATAAATATGTTCTAGTCTTAAAAGCAACTAATTAACTTACATTGTGGTTCTGTTACTAGTTCATACAACTCATCAAACAAGATAGCATGTAATTTGAAGTGTGTACAGGGAAAAGAGGGTAGTTGGAAGGGCTGACATCCAACtctctgatcctggagactgggctGCAGCAGAGGAACTagccagaggggaggagcagtggTCAGAGAGGTAACAGGATCCTGTCTTGCCCATTAAGAGAGGAGGTCAGCCAAGGTAACGTGAAGAACACTCATATTCCAGCGAGACCGAAGGACTTTGCTCCTAGGCATTCATAACGGAGCATTTCACAGTCATTTTGGTAGAGCAACTGTCGACAATTTGATTTGGCCAATCAACTAAGAAGATCAAAGGGGTTCAAGACAAAATAGGAAGTGAAGAAGTGGAGGCAGCAAGGATAGATTTCTGCTTTGTACTGTTTGTTAGTTACAAGAGAGTCACTTTACATTCTCAATACCTTACAGAGACTTTAGTGAAACAACTCTTCTAATTTTTATGCTTTCCCTCCCAAGACCCTGGCATAAATATGGCATAAAAGGACcagaatgctaaaaataaaatcttccaccTGTTGATAGTGATCTTTTGATCCTAGATCATGACTGAGTTCACCTTAATCATCTAAACCTAGGATGAGTCCTTTTCTAGGATTCTTCTTATCCTTTCTAGTCTTGCATGGTCTGCCCCACATATTCTAAAAACATAGAATCCTAAATCCTCAGAGTAAATATAGCTTAAACTTTAAAGCTAGGGCCTTCTGTACAAAAATACCATTTGTCTGTTCCTTGCAACTGACCTGGCCTGAATTAATCCTCACAGCCATCTTGGGAAGTAGGTAGGAAagtatttttatgcttatttttgcAGATGAAAACTGAGGTTCTATGACTTGTCTAATATCTCCCTCATAATAAATCAAAAGTGAcaatcctttttcattttatgaatgtatTCATTCCACATTTTTCCATGAAGGATTCCAGGTAGGTGTGTCGGAAAAACAAGAGTAGAACGTCAAGACAAGATGATAAAAGAACATAGATACTTAGTTGTTAAATCTCTACGTAATTGGCATAGCTGAGCTTTAAATTTAGCTCTAAGATTTTTGGCAACCAAACAAGAAGGCAGACACTGTCAATTATCcaattcctattttctttttcttttttttttttttttagaagcacactacaatagttaattttatttgttcaaggCTCATATTGCaagcattaaaccaagcatggGCTTTGATTCTGTGAGCCCAGATTCACatatttagaaagataaaagCAAACTGTGATCCATGTATATGGATGAAAAACTAAAGGCTCACAGTTAATCACATCatggttttaaatttctacagCCTAGAAGCCAGAAATCACATATCTTTTAGGTCTTTCTGGATGTCCCACAAGGTATCTGCACTTTTCTTGAGCTGGGCAACCTCATTATCCTTCAGCTTCTGATTGATCACACTGGTTAAGCCCCGAGCGTTCAGGATACATGGAAGACTCAGGAAGACTTCACTCTTAATACCGTACATGCCCTTCACCATTGTTGACACTGGATGAATCCTGGAGAGATTTTTCAACATGGATTCAATGAGATCAGCCACACTTAATCCAATAGCCCAGTTGGTATATTCTTTTAGCTTGATGACTTCATAGGCACTTTCAACCACTTCCTTCCAATTTTCACTGTCGTTGTCTGTTCCCATTTCTGGATTCAGTTCCTGAAGAGAAACACCTGCCACATTCACTCCACTCCACACAGCCACACTTGAGTCACCATGTTCTCCCAAAATCCATCCATGGCAGCTGCTGGGATGAATGCGAAGTTTTTCAGCCATAAGATAGTGAAATCTAGCAGAATCCAGATTACACCCACTTCCAATCACACGGTGCTTGGGTAGTCCACTTAGTTTCCAGGTAACATATGTAAGAATATCCACTGGGTTGGAAACAACAATTATGATACAATCAGGACTGTACTTGACTATCTGAGGAATAATGAATTTGAAGACATTAACATTCCTTTGCACCAGATTGAGGTGGCTCTTTCCCTCCTGCTGGCGGACTCCTGCTGTCACCACCATAATCTTAGAATTGGCAGTCACAGAGTAATCATTATCTGCCACAATTTTAGGTGTCTGTAGAAATAAGCATCCATGCTGTAGATCCATCATTTCTCCTTTGAGTTTATCTTCTAAAACATCCACAAGGGCAAGTTCATCAGCCAGAGACTTTCCCAGAATGCTGATGGCACATGCCATACCAACTTGTCCAACACCCACTATAGTGATCTTATTGTTTGGGATCGCAGCCTCTTCTGCAACTGGTGCAATCAATTTTTCCTTAAGAGTTGCCATTGTGCCCCAAGACCAGCAGCTAGCTGTAAGGGTCGCACAAAGGAGACCAGGTTAGCTGCGTGTCAATTCCTATTTTCTTAAAGGAGTTAAGTGTGCCAGTTTCTCAGAGG carries:
- the LOC112678459 gene encoding L-lactate dehydrogenase B chain-like; amino-acid sequence: MATLKEKLIAPVAEEAAIPNNKITIVGVGQVGMACAISILGKSLADELALVDVLEDKLKGEMMDLQHGCLFLQTPKIVADNDYSVTANSKIMVVTAGVRQQEGKSHLNLVQRNVNVFKFIIPQIVKYSPDCIIIVVSNPVDILTYVTWKLSGLPKHRVIGSGCNLDSARFHYLMAEKLRIHPSSCHGWILGEHGDSSVAVWSGVNVAGVSLQELNPEMGTDNDSENWKEVVESAYEVIKLKEYTNWAIGLSVADLIESMLKNLSRIHPVSTMVKGMYGIKSEVFLSLPCILNARGLTSVINQKLKDNEVAQLKKSADTLWDIQKDLKDM